From a region of the Babylonia areolata isolate BAREFJ2019XMU chromosome 25, ASM4173473v1, whole genome shotgun sequence genome:
- the LOC143299782 gene encoding uncharacterized protein LOC143299782, producing MWGKTDTVEQLIRHGADIKARNKDGDTPLHCALQRNHTGIADCLLRHGADMNCKNEEGKTPLLYAVMLFNTDTVEQLIRHGAEVNTGTERGDTPLHCALRENHPKIADCLLRHAADVNCKNKLGETPLVYAVRLFSADTVEQLIHHGADVNCKNKLGETPLHHAVMWGKTDTVEQLIRHGADVSCTNKLGETPLHHAVMWGKTDTVEQLIHHGADVNCKNKLGMPPLHHAVMWGKTDTVEQLIRHGADVNCKDKLGETPLHHAVMWGKTDTVEQLIRHGADVNCKNEEGKTPLLYAVRLFNADTVEQLIHHGADIKVQNIRGDTPLHFAIQTNHPGMADCLIRHGADVNCKNKLGKTPLVYAVMLHKADTVEQLIGHDADVNTETERGDTPLMYAARKGLSDITEELIRHGADIKARNKLGETPLHCALQQNHPGMADCLIRHGADVNCMNEEGETPLVYAVRWCNADTVEQLIHHGADVNCKNKLGETPLLHAVMWGKTDTVEQLIRHGADIKARNKDGNTPLHCALQWNHTDIAYCMLRHGADVNCTCHEADVRAREERSDTHNVNGT from the coding sequence ATGTGGGGTAAGACAGATACAGTTGAACAACTGATACGTCATGGTGCTGACATCAAAGCACGAAACAAAGATGGTGACACACCACTGCACTGTGCTCTCCAGCGGAACCATACAGGCATAGCTGACTGTCTGTTACGTCATGGTGCTGATATGAACTGTAAGAATGAAGAGGGTAAGACCCCCCTTCTGTATGCTGTCATGTTGTTTAACACAGACACAGTTGAACAGTTGATACGTCACGGTGCTGAAGtgaacacagggacagagaggggtgacaCACCACTGCACTGTGCTCTCCGGGAGAACCATCCAAAAATAGCTGACTGTCTGCTACGTCATGCTGCTGATGTGAACTGTAAAAACAAACTGGGTGAGACCCCCCTTGTGTATGCTGTCAGATTGTTTAGTGCAGACACAGTTGAACAGTTGATACATCATGGTGCTGATGTgaactgtaagaacaaactggGTGAGACCCCCCTTCACCATGCTGTCATGTGGGGTAAGACAGACACAGTTGAACAGTTGATACGTCATGGTGCTGATGTGAGCTGTACGAACAAACTGGGTGAGACCCCCCTTCACCATGCTGTCATGTGGGGTAAGACAGACACAGTTGAACAGTTGATACATCACGGTGCTGATGTgaactgtaagaacaaactggGTATGCCCCCCCTTCACCATGCTGTCATGTGGGGTAAGACAGACACAGTTGAACAACTGATACGTCATGGTGCTGATGTGAACTGTAAGGACAAACTGGGTGAGACCCCCCTTCACCATGCTGTGATGTGGGGTAAGACAGACACAGTTGAACAGTTGATACGTCATGGTGCTGATGTGAACTGTAAGAATGAAGAGGGTAAGACTCCCCTTCTGTATGCTGTCAGGTTGTTTAATGCAGACACAGTTGAACAACTGATACATCACGGTGCTGACATCAAAGTACAAAACATAAGAGGTGACACTCCACTGCACTTTGCTATCCAGACGAACCACCCGGGCATGGCTGACTGTCTGATACGTCACGGTGCTGATGTgaactgtaagaacaaactggGTAAGACCCCCCTTGTGTATGCTGTCATGCTGCACAAAGCAGACACAGTTGAACAGTTGATAGGTCATGATGCTGatgtgaacacagagacagagaggggtgacacACCACTGATGTATGCTGCCAGAAAAGGTCTGTCTGACATTACAGAGGAACTGATACGTCACGGTGCTGACATCAAAGCACGAAACAAACTGGGTGAAACACCACTGCACTGTGCTCTCCAGCAGAACCACCCGGGCATGGCTGACTGTCTGATACGTCACGGTGCTGATGTGAACTGTATGAATGAAGAGGGTGAGACCCCCCTTGTGTATGCTGTCAGGTGGTGTAACGCAGACACAGTTGAACAACTGATACATCACGGTGCTGATGTgaactgtaagaacaaactggGTGAGACCCCCCTTCTCCATGCTGTCATGTGGGGTAAGACAGATACAGTTGAACAACTGATACGTCATGGTGCTGACATCAAAGCACGAAACAAAGATGGTAACACACCACTGCACTGTGCTCTCCAGTGGAACCATACAGACATAGCTTACTGTATGTTACGTCATGGTGCTGATGTGAACTGTACTTGTCACGAAGCTGATGTCAGGGCAAGGGAAgaacgctcagacacacacaatgtgaatggAACATGA
- the LOC143299780 gene encoding uncharacterized protein LOC143299780 translates to MATSRDVTERGDPRHCDEVIPAPACVQDALSEALMDACTTVSVLQENSGITVDKQRTEYVATPCLEQADLILRDTGWVILSGPPGSGKTTLAYALSRRSREQGFSPYVLERIELWRSSVGQHERSVVVLDGTLGVVRVDSQQYHSWKLILDTVLEQIKKGMCRLVITVYPHILRELQQLENSWDSPLKDGNVIVKLTDTLPEQARQKLLNFHLNKLQLESDRQHQVVEQILQNDKSGPVFPWCCGYMVKHWSSSEDPTAIFLTPAEAYAHLFKDMIQDSTHGTIFAAVLALTMKGVSHFLHNLSKAAPHLKELGFPEIHDDTLAAYEDVLLGSVLSEGTFSSCVLYEAACLALGRFFRFPTMLRICDLPFLVQYVQTTVVNMPGGLPSKIYITVGSVPRCSTDSKLHFNDCQSLAERIYTEITEGNLLHISQHLSLQCPQFLQELDNYCAKDSKRIKQLLNAVDPVHRLPLVYWSAFHPSPHLTRWCLSKLQANKKLSTHLLMACSLFDHLTQSSECRLQSFLHKASNPKHFQHPECVLNFPLLTEDQCLTRDTEKQVNTIRGTRSAEQRLQYLCDPSMPIPHDVVTVQVTHDNVQLQVKDRRHWYLVFRLLTDRQVSDTDRKGNSLLHTAVDSGQSSAVRLSLKAGAAITQQNRQGVTPYQLACTTRSLISKKRNYVSVDQVFTSMCDLDKVEMQLLLLQGTISVNDKDSEGRTGLLVACSEGHGDIAELYIGLGADVNARVQSRRRSMTETGGFRDEICTSLHYACKNGMVNTVKLLVQHQVDVSSMTRNGLTALHFACLCRSPTASADIIRLLLQAGADINIGHKSGCPPLIYVLRIGNTVTADLLIGHGAEVNTETERGDTTLMYAARRGLSDTAEVLIRHGADIKARNKLGETPLHCALQQNHPGMADCLIRHGADVNCMNEEGETPLVYAVRWCNADTVEQLICHGADVNCKNKLGETPLHHAVMWGKTDTVEQLIHHGADVNCKNKLGETPLHHAVMWGKTDTVEQLIRHGADIKARNKDGDTPLHCALQRNHTGIADCLLRHGADMNCKNEEGKTPLLYAVMLFNTDTVEQLIRHGAEVNTGTERGDTPLHCALRENHPKIADCLLRHAADVNCKNKLGETPLVYAVRLFSADTVEQLIHHGADVNCKNKLGETPLHHAVMWGKTDTVEQLIRHGADVSCTNKLGETPLHHAVMWGKTDTVEQLIRHGADVSCTNKLGETPLHHAVMRGKTDTVEQSIRHGADIKARNKDGDTPLHCALQQNDTDIADCLLRHGADVNCKNKLGGTPLHHAVMWGKTDTVEQLIRHGADVNCKDTLGMPPLHHAVMRGKTDTVEQLIRHGADVNCKNEKGQTPLHHAVMWDMTDTVEQLIRLGADVNCTNEEGETPLLYAVMLFNADTVEQLIHHGADVNCENKLGMTPLHNAVMWGTTDTVEQLIRHGADVNCNNKLGETPFTMLSCGVRQIQLNN, encoded by the exons ATGGCGACCTCCAGAGATGTAACCGAGAGAGGAGACCCCAGACACTGTGACGAGGTGATCCCAGCACCAGCTTGTGTGCAGGATGCCCTCAGTGAGGCTCTGATGGATGCCTGCACCACAGTGTCGGTACTTCAAG AAAACAGTGGCATAACTGTGGACAAGCAGCGCACTGAATACGTCGCAACACCATGCCTGGAGCAGGCAGATTTGATCCTCCGGGATACCGGATGGGTGATACTGTCTGGACCCCCAGGTAGTGGAAAAACCACGCTGGCTTATGCTTTGTCCAGACGCAGCAGAGAACAAGGGTTTTCTCCTTACGTCTTGGAGCGGATAGAACTGTGGAGGTCCAGTGTTGGACAGCACGAGCGTAGTGTTGTGGTGCTGGACGGCACGCTGGGGGTGGTGCGGGTTGACAGTCAGCAGTACCACTCCTGGAAGTTGATCCTGGACACTGTCCTGGAGCAGATAAAAAAGGGAATGTGCAGGCTGGTGATCACAGTCTACCCACACATTCTGCGTGAACTTCAACAGCTGGAGAACAGCTGGGATAGCCCACTGAAGGATGGCAATGTGATAGTGAAATTGACCGATACTCTGCCAGAACAAGCCAGGCAGAAGTTGCTAAATTTCCACCTGAACAAACTTCAgcttgaaagtgacagacagcatCAAGTAGTGGAGCAAATTCTACAGAATGACAAAAGCGGCCCTGTGTTTCCATGGTGCTGTGGGTATATGGTGAAGCACTGGAGTTCATCAGAGGATCCCACCGCCATATTTTTGACACCAGCAGAAGCTTATGCACATCTATTCAAAGACATGATTCAGGACAGCACTCATGGAACCATCTTTGCTGCAGTGTTGGCCCTGACTATGAAGGGAGTGTCTCACTTCTTGCACAATCTTTCAAAAGCTGCACCCCATCTGAAAGAGCTGGGATTTCCAGAGATCCACGATGACACACTGGCAGCATATGAGGACGTCCTGCTTGGGTCCGTACTGTCAGAAGGAACATTTTCCAGTTGCGTTCTGTACGAAGCTGCATGCCTGGCTCTGGGTCGCTTCTTCCGTTTTCCAACAATGCTGAGGATCTGTGACCTGCCATTCCTCGTGCAGTACGTGCAGACGACAGTGGTGAACATGCCCGGGGGTCTGCCTTCAAAAATATACATCACTGTTGGATCCGTCCCACGCTGCTCCACAGACTCAAAACTCCATTTCAACGACTGCCAGTCACTGGCGGAGAGGATCTACACAGAAATCACTGAAGGCAACCTGCTGCACATCTCCCAGCACCTTTCCCTTCAGTGTCCCCAGTTTCTGCAGGAGCTGGACAACTACTGTGCAAAGGACAGCAAGAGGATCAAACAACTGCTGAATGCCGTGGATCCTGTGCATAGACTACCGCTTGTCTACTGGTCTGCCTTTCACCCGTCTCCCCACCTGACTCGCTGGTGTCTGTCTAAGCTGCAGGCAAACAAAAAACTGTCCACTCATTTGTTGATGGCCTGTTCACTCTTTGATCATTTGACACAGAGCTCAGAATGCAGACTTCAGTCTTTTCTTCACAAAGCATCAAACCCAAAACACTTCCAGCATCCAGAATGTGTCCTGAACTTTCCATTACTGACGGAAGATCAGTGTCTgacaagagatacagagaaacaagTGAACACCATCAGAGGAACACGATCAGCAGAACAGAGACTGCAGTACCTCTGTGATCCCTCCATGCCCATTCCACATGATGTGGTCACAGTGCAGGTAACCCATGACAACGTGCAGCTCCAGGTGAAGGACAGGCGTCACTGGTACCTGGTGTTCcgactgctgacagacagacaggtgagtgaCACAGACCGAAAAGGCAACTCCCTCCTTCACACTGCTGTGGACAGTGGGCAGTCGTCAGCTGTAAGACTGTCTCTGAAAGCTGGTGCAGCCATTACTCAGCAAAACAGGCAAGGTGTGACACCGTATCAGCTGGCTTGCACAACGCGTTCactgatttcaaagaaaagaaattatgtAAGTGTTGATCAAGTCTTCACAAGTATGTGTGACCTTGACAAAGTAGAAATGCAGCTCCTCCTGCTCCAAGGTACGATCAGCGTGAACGACaaggacagtgaaggaaggacaggTCTGTTGGTGGCGTGTTCTGAAGGACATGGAGACATCGCTGAACTGTACATTGGACTTGGTGCAGATGTCAATGCTCGTGTACAGTCACGGAGACGTTCCATGACTGAGACTGGTGGGTTCAGAGATGAAATCTGCACTTCGCTGCACTACGCATGTAAAAACGGTATGGTGAACACAGTGAAACTCCTGGTTCAGCATCAGGTGGATGTTAGCAGCATGACAAGGAATGGACTTACAGCTCTGCACTTTGCTTGTCTGTGCCGCTCACCCACTGCTTCAGCTGACATCATCCGTCTCCTCCTTCAGGCCGGGGCTGACATCAACATAGGACATAAAAGCGGCTGCCCACCGCTTATTTATGTTCTCAGAATTGGAAATACAGTCACAGCTGACCTCTTGATAGGTCACGGTGCTGAAGtgaacacagagactgagaggggtgACACAACACTGATGTATGCTGCCAGAAGAGGTCTGTCAGACACTGCAGAGGTGCTGATACGTCACGGTGCTGACATCAAAGCACGAAACAAACTGGGTGAAACACCACTGCACTGTGCTCTCCAGCAGAACCACCCGGGCATGGCTGACTGTCTGATACGTCACGGTGCTGATGTGAACTGTATGAATGAAGAGGGTGAGACCCCCCTTGTGTATGCTGTCAGGTGGTGTAACGCAGACACAGTTGAACAGTTGATATGTCACGGTGCTGATGTgaactgtaagaacaaactggGTGAGACCCCCCTTCACCATGCTGTCATGTGGGGTAAGACAGACACAGTTGAACAGTTGATACATCACGGTGCTGATGTgaactgtaagaacaaactggGTGAGACCCCCCTTCACCATGCTGTCATGTGGGGTAAGACAGACACAGTTGAACAACTGATACGTCATGGTGCTGACATCAAAGCACGAAACAAAGATGGTGACACACCACTGCACTGTGCTCTCCAGCGGAACCATACAGGCATAGCTGACTGTCTGTTACGTCATGGTGCTGATATGAACTGTAAGAATGAAGAGGGTAAGACCCCCCTTCTGTATGCTGTCATGTTGTTTAACACAGACACAGTTGAACAGTTGATACGTCACGGTGCTGAAGtgaacacagggacagagaggggtgacaCACCACTGCACTGTGCTCTCCGGGAGAACCATCCAAAAATAGCTGACTGTCTGCTACGTCATGCTGCTGATGTGAACTGTAAAAACAAACTGGGTGAGACCCCCCTTGTGTATGCTGTCAGATTGTTTAGTGCAGACACAGTTGAACAGTTGATACATCATGGTGCTGATGTgaactgtaagaacaaactggGTGAGACCCCCCTTCACCATGCTGTCATGTGGGGTAAGACAGACACAGTTGAACAGTTGATACGTCATGGTGCTGATGTGAGCTGTACGAACAAACTGGGTGAGACCCCCCTTCACCATGCTGTCATGTGGGGTAAGACAGACACAGTTGAACAGTTGATACGTCATGGTGCTGATGTGAGCTGTACGAACAAACTGGGTGAGACCCCCCTTCACCATGCTGTCATGCGGGGTAAGACAGACACAGTTGAACAGTCGATACGTCACGGTGCTGACATCAAAGCACGAAACAAAGATGGTGACACACCACTGCACTGTGCTCTCCAGCAGAACGATACAGACATAGCTGACTGTCTGTTACGTCATGGTGCTGATGTgaactgtaagaacaaactggGTGGGACCCCCCTTCACCATGCTGTCATGTGGGGTAAGACAGACACAGTTGAACAACTGATACGTCATGGTGCTGATGTGAACTGTAAGGACACACTGGGTATGCCCCCCCTTCACCATGCTGTCATGCGGGGTAAGACAGACACAGTTGAACAACTGATACGTCACGGTGCTGATGTGAACTGTAAGAATGAAAAGGGTCAGACTCCCCTTCACCATGCTGTCATGTGGGATATGACAGACACAGTTGAACAACTGATACGTCTTGGTGCTGATGTGAACTGTACAAATGAAGAGGGTGAGACTCCCCTTCTGTATGCTGTCATGTTGTTTAATGCAGACACAGTTGAACAGTTGATACATCATGGTGCTGATGTGAACTGTGAGAACAAACTGGGTATGACCCCCCTTCATAATGCTGTCATGTGGGGTACGACAGACACAGTTGAACAATTGATACGTCATGGTGCTGATGTGAACTGTAATAACAAACTGGGTGAGACCCCCTTCACCATGCTGTCATGTGGGGTAAGACAGATACAGTTGAACAACTGA